From the genome of Ignavibacteria bacterium:
AATAATTTCGGATTTTCTTTTTGAACTTCGGAATAAAACACGTGAGTGAGTTCAGAAAGTTTTTCTGAATTGTATAAATCTTGATACGAAAAATTTGGGATGGTAAGTTGTAGGGAATCCATAGTAAATTGTAACGTTAAAAACGTTGTAAAAGATAAGAAAAGCGTTTGAGTTGAAATGAAATTCTTTCAAACTATTTCATTTTCTTTCTCTTATATTTGCACGTAAAATTTTTCTTATCAAACATTGCATTACAATTTAGAAACGAATGCTAAGTTGCCATAATCATAAAGTTATTTTTTATATCGCATTTGCGAATACTATTGAAATTATTTCTCCACCGAAAAATCGAACACGTTCACAACGAAAGACGGAATTTCCGAGAAAGAATTTGAACAATTACTCGATGAGTTCAACTTCGTACGTATTCATCAATCACATCTTGTGAATCTTGCTTACATCAAAAAATATAACAAAGGAGACGGCGAAAGCATTATCCTTACTGACGGGAACAGTAGTGGAAGTTTCGCGAAGACAAAAAGAAAAATTGTTACGTAAGTTGAAAGTAACGTTTATTCACTTTTCTCTCTCATTTCGATTCCCTATTTTTCCCGCACTTTTTAAGAAAAATATACACCTAACAACATAATGTTTTTACAATTATTTAAAACAAAAAATCTAGATTTGCTTCTCCGTGAAAGTGAAAAGCCTCAGCATCAGTTAAAACGGTCGCTCGGAACGTATGATTTAATTATGCTTGGTATCGGCGCAATTATTGGTACAGGAATTTTCGCAGTTGTTGGTACAGCAGCGGCAGGTGGCGCAGGTCATCTCGGCGCAGGACCTGGGGTAATGATTTCATTTCTTATTACCGCTCTTGCTTGTGC
Proteins encoded in this window:
- a CDS encoding amino acid permease → MFLQLFKTKNLDLLLRESEKPQHQLKRSLGTYDLIMLGIGAIIGTGIFAVVGTAAAGGAGHLGAGPGVMISFLITALACAFCALCYSEFASMVPIAGSAYTYSYATLGELVAWIIGWDLMIEYAIGNVAVAISWAAYFHQLMEGLGITIPAWIAVDYR
- a CDS encoding LytTR family transcriptional regulator: MSEKEFEQLLDEFNFVRIHQSHLVNLAYIKKYNKGDGESIILTDGNSSGSFAKTKRKIVT